GATCCGGTGACGTTCTCTTTGACGAACGGGCGTCGAACGAACCATATATCATCGTCCTGACGGGCGTTCACGATTTGAAGCGAGCGATTCGTTTGATGGCCAAAGGGGCGTTTTACTACCTCACCAAAGACAGTCCGGCCGAAGAGACTCTTTCCATCGTGGCGCGAGCGGTCGAACGAACGCGTGAATTGCAACGAGCGGAAAGAATGGATGCACACATCCGCGAGCTTGCGGGACAGGTGGAGTCGCTGCGAAATTCGGTCCGGACGGAGCTTTGGCATTTTGCCGAGGCGTCGAGCGCCAGTGAATCGCTGCCGCCCGCGGGACCCCTGAAAGGGATTTCCCGAGCATTTGAAAAGAGGTTTCTCTGGGCCGCCCTGGAACGCAACCATTGGCGCAAGCGTGTCACCGCGCACGAACTCGGAATCCACCTGAACACGTTGCTCCTGAAGATCAAACGCCATCATATACAGCAGGAGTCTCCAGACAGGAGCAAGTAATTGCGGGTTCCTCGCGCAACCGTCCTGGTTGTAGATGACGACCCGAGTTTTCTGGACACCGTAAGCACGGCGCTGATCAACGACCATGAGGTT
This genomic interval from Bdellovibrionota bacterium contains the following:
- a CDS encoding response regulator: MRPRVLIVEDDPGTCDTLETLLDPSYECTSVHTLSDARRLLNQIPRWNAVLLDLRLPDGSGDVLFDERASNEPYIIVLTGVHDLKRAIRLMAKGAFYYLTKDSPAEETLSIVARAVERTRELQRAERMDAHIRELAGQVESLRNSVRTELWHFAEASSASESLPPAGPLKGISRAFEKRFLWAALERNHWRKRVTAHELGIHLNTLLLKIKRHHIQQESPDRSK